Proteins encoded together in one Bombus affinis isolate iyBomAffi1 chromosome 2, iyBomAffi1.2, whole genome shotgun sequence window:
- the LOC126927312 gene encoding uncharacterized protein LOC126927312: MNYGERFNIILNMQSRCITSLFINLLDKSPRSSWKIERCQFRATPLAYRKKNRKGKEDDGPKIIKPICEKLPKPILQPSCKNAIVIGGSEGFGFAAADHLLCKGARIVVVADDDPIEGKIAVKKLCDSYGKNRALFVHYDIKSDCHVQAGLTNALCKLEVIHILFNNLDKERPPLKCPTSTSKQNATTKTIQIGLELLGKDQAGFNGIIINCASIFGFMGWPQDPFPVYCKNEPVIEVTRDFAKNYKGKEKDVRVVALCPTTKCFSNIGLSDFPEPIPNKIMNEMPICIPHSKYHIGTALSYILAWAKNGSAWLVEPAISVHQIPRLIHFPEKEGGQVDPKVYEAQACPVKIEPPCVEPKVCVPRKKQMCAKKKSKDDDKK, from the exons ATGAATTACGGGGAAAGATTCAACATAATTTTGAACATGCAATCACGATGTATAACCTCGCTTTTCATCAACCTTTTGGATAAGAGTCCAAG AAGCTCCTGGAAGATCGAACGGTGTCAATTTCGCGCAACTCCATTAGCGTATCGAAAGAAGAACAGAAAGGGTAAAGAAGATGACGGGCCAAAAATAATAAAACCGATCTG CGAGAAATTACCTAAACCAATTCTGCAGCCTTCGTGTAAGAACGCTATAGTGATCGGTGGGTCTGAAGGTTTCGGGTTTGCAGCGGCTGATCATCTGCTGTGTAAAGGAGCGCGC ATCGTCGTAGTAGCTGACGATGATCCTATTGAAGGAAAAATTGCGGTAAAAAAGTTATGCGATTCTTACGGAAAAAATCGCGCTCTGTTTGTTCATTATGACATTAAAAGTGATTGCCACGTTCAAG CTGGTTTGACAAACGCTCTCTGCAAGCTTGAAGTGATTCACATTCTTTTCAACAATCTCGATAAAGAACGACCACCGTTAAAGTGTCCAACGTCGACTTCGAAACAg AACGCTACAACTAAAACGATTCAAATAGGATTGGAGCTTTTAGGAAAGGATCAAGCTGGCTTTAACGGGATAATAATAAATTGCGCGAGTATTTTTGGTTTCATGGGATGGCCTCAAGATCCCTTTCCCGTTTATTGCAAGAATGAACCAGTTATAGAAGTGACGAGAGATTTCGCG aaaaattacaaaggaaaagaaaaggatGTTCGTGTTGTGGCCCTTTGTCCAACGACCAAATGTTTCTCCAATATTGGATTATCAGATTTCCCAGAACCTATCCCAAATAAAATAATGAACGAAATGCCAATTTGTATACCGCATTC CAAGTATCACATAGGAACTGCTTTGAGCTACATACTAGCGTGGGCAAAGAATGGAAGTGCATGGCTTGTAGAACCAGCAATCAGTGTCCATCAAATTCCTCGATTAATTCACTTCCCGGAGAAAGAAGGTGGACAAGTCGACCCTAAAGTCTATGAGGCACAA GCTTGTCCAGTGAAAATAGAACCACCATGCGTCGAACCTAAGGTGTGTGTACCCAGGAAAAAACAAATGTGTGCGAAAAAGAAATCGAAAGATGATGATAAAAAATGA
- the LOC126927184 gene encoding 15-hydroxyprostaglandin dehydrogenase [NAD(+)]-like has translation MNVRHAVVVIVGGGSGIGCTCAEQFLSSKAEFVAILDLPNSNGRVVADTLGIQHGAHRVDFFICDVTNSEQVNACFEKIQQLLGSFDVLVNSAGVLTNGENWESMIDVNFTGLVRMTLKAIDAMGKHRGGKGGTIINISSMVGLIPAVYYPIYAATKHAIVGFTNSLALSYNETGVRMMLVCPGRTNTPLTMNLSNFENPHLNFINVNRALMCLRASGNQPPEFVAKAIIRLIEKEENGAICLVHDGQPPYIVNVQTLDNLVKRPL, from the exons ATGAATGTGAGACACGCAGTTGTAGTGATCGTTGGAGGAGGAAGCGGTATCGGTTGCACCTGTGCTGAACAGTTTTTGAGTTCCAAGGCTGAG TTCGTGGCAATTTTGGATTTACCAAACTCAAATGGAAGAGTCGTAGCAGATACATTGGGCATTCAGCATGGTGCACACCGTGTGGATTTCTTCATCTGTGATGTCACAAACAGTGAGCAAGTAAATG CGTGCTTTGAAAAGATCCAACAATTGTTAGGGAGCTTCGATGTTCTCGTCAATAGTGCAGGAGTTTTGACCAATGGAGAAAATTGGGAAAGCATGATAGATGTGAATTTC ACTGGACTCGTACGTATGACTCTAAAGGCCATCGATGCAATGGGTAAACACAGAGGTGGTAAAGGTGgtacaataataaatatttcctcCATGGTTGGACTCATACCTGCAGTTTATTATCCAATTTATGCTGCAACGAAACATGCCATCGTTGGATTTACCAACAGTTTAGCG CTCAGTTACAATGAAACTGGCGTTCGTATGATGCTGGTGTGCCCTGGACGTACAAATACTCCCTTAACCATGAACTTGTCCAACTTTGAAAATCcacatttaaatttcattaacgtTAATAGAGCGTTGATGTGTTTGAGAGCATCGGGTAACCAGCC ACCAGAGTTTGTGGCGAAAGCTATAATCCGGTTgatagagaaagaagaaaatggcGCTATATGTTTGGTACATGATGGGCAACCGCCTTATATCGTTAATGTTCAGACACTCGATAATTTAGTGAAGCGTCCCCTTTAG
- the LOC126927200 gene encoding 15-hydroxyprostaglandin dehydrogenase [NAD(+)]-like yields MNIEGKIALVTGGANGIGFCAARKLLRNGAKTVALLDLNDSGGESAATELNNEFGKDRAIFIACDVSKSEKLKESFKKVIDMYETLDILVNIAGIMDDADWEIMVDVNYKGIVHGTILGLHIMGKYKGGNGGVIVNMSSVAGLEGIPIAPIYGGTQYAIVGFTQSLKHYYEKTGIRMLTICPGLTTTAMAARFMSSKEHAMDLLDEETAAMAMATMQKQPPEHVATAIIQLIEHGKNGAIYVIENNQPAYAIEIPSYSALKVPI; encoded by the exons ATGAACATCGAGGGTAAGATCGCGCTCGTCACCGGCGGGGCGAACGGAATCGGCTTCTGCGCCGCCCGAAAACTCCTACGAAATGGAGCGAAG ACGGTAGCTCTGTTGGATCTGAACGATTCCGGTGGCGAGAGCGCAGCCACTGAATTGAACAACGAGTTTGGCAAAGACCGCGCTATCTTCATCGCCTGCGATGTGTCGAAGAGCGAAAAACTTAAAG AATCGTTCAAAAAAGTTATCGACATGTACGAGACATTAGATATTCTCGTCAACATCGCGGGCATTATGGACGACGCGGATTGGGAAATAATGGTCGATGTGAACTAC AAAGGCATCGTTCATGGAACTATCTTGGGATTACATATTATGGGGAAGTATAAGGGTGGCAATGGTGGAGTCATCGTAAACATGTCCTCTGTAGCTGGCCTCGAGGGCATCCCTATAGCGCCAATTTATGGCGGGACGCAGTACGCCATTGTCGGTTTCACTCAGTCGTTGAAG CATTATTATGAGAAAACTGGTATCCGTATGCTGACAATATGCCCTGGATTAACGACCACAGCTATGGCTGCCAGATTTATGTCTTCCAAAGAACACGCTATGGATCTTCTCGATGAAGAAACCGCGGCCATGGCAATGGCCACTATGCAGAAACAACC GCCAGAACATGTAGCCACTGCTATTATCCAATTAATCGAACACGGGAAGAACGGCGCCATTTACGTCATCGAAAACAATCAACCTGCATACGCGATCGAAATTCCTAGTTATAGCGCCTTAAAAGTCCCTATATAA